A single genomic interval of Bacteroidota bacterium harbors:
- the frr gene encoding ribosome recycling factor, which produces MNEDMLFIIEEGEDQMKRTITHLIESLNKVRAGKASPQMISDVYVDYYGAKTPLSQTANVNTPDPKTIMIQPWDKAMIQPIEKAIMASNLGFNPQNDGEVIRINVPPLTEERRKQLVKYINQEAENNRISIRNTRKKANDEIKVIQKDGASEDDAKNAESKIQDLTTEYIKNIDDILAKKETEILTV; this is translated from the coding sequence ATGAATGAAGATATGTTGTTTATTATTGAGGAAGGTGAAGATCAAATGAAGCGAACCATTACTCATTTGATTGAATCGTTAAACAAAGTTAGAGCTGGAAAAGCAAGCCCACAAATGATAAGTGATGTGTATGTCGATTATTATGGAGCTAAAACACCTTTAAGTCAAACAGCCAATGTCAATACACCAGATCCCAAAACAATCATGATTCAACCTTGGGATAAGGCAATGATTCAGCCTATTGAAAAGGCAATTATGGCATCGAATCTGGGGTTTAATCCTCAGAATGATGGTGAAGTGATCCGTATCAATGTTCCTCCATTAACCGAAGAAAGGCGTAAACAATTGGTCAAATATATTAATCAGGAAGCTGAAAACAATCGGATTTCTATTCGAAATACTAGGAAAAAAGCCAATGATGAAATCAAGGTGATTCAGAAAGATGGTGCTTCTGAAGATGATGCCAAAAATGCAGAAAGCAAAATTCAGGATCTTACTACAGAATATATCAAGAACATTGACGACATTCTGGCTAAGAAAGAAACTGAAATACTCACTGTTTAG
- the lysS gene encoding lysine--tRNA ligase yields MTNHLSEQEIHRREELKSLIEAGINPYPPETYDINSSSVYIKENFVGNEVEFQQVCIAGRLMSRRIMGKASFAELMDGKGRIQLYFNRDEICEGEDKSMYNDVFKKLLDIGDIIGVTGHVFITKVGEISVHVKEFKVLSKSLRPLPIVKEKDDAVFDAFTDPEQRYRQRYVDLIVTPKTKEIFQKRAKIVNFMRNFLIERGYLEVETPILQPIYGGAAARPFKTHHNTLDMTLYMRIANELYLKRLIVGGYDGVFEFAKDFRNEGMDRFHNPEFTQLELYVAYKDYDWMMNLYEEMVEGIVMELYGATEIKYGDHSVNFKRPWKRITMYDVIKEYTGTDISEMTEEEMAKTAKEMHVDIDKTMGKGKIIDEIFGEKCEPFLIQPTFITDYPVEMSPLAKKHRTKEGLVERFEVICIGKEICNAFSELNDPIDQRERFEHQLELGKRGDEEAMVLDEDFLRALEYGMPPTAGIGIGIDRLTMLLTDSHSIQEVILFPQMRPVNKVENEEQK; encoded by the coding sequence ATGACAAATCATTTAAGCGAACAGGAAATCCATCGAAGAGAAGAACTTAAATCCTTAATTGAGGCAGGGATTAATCCCTATCCACCGGAAACATATGATATTAATTCATCAAGTGTTTACATCAAGGAAAATTTTGTGGGGAATGAAGTCGAATTTCAGCAGGTATGCATTGCTGGTCGTTTAATGAGCAGACGGATTATGGGAAAAGCTTCTTTTGCCGAATTAATGGATGGCAAAGGACGAATTCAGCTTTACTTTAATCGAGATGAAATATGCGAAGGAGAGGATAAAAGCATGTATAATGATGTTTTTAAAAAATTACTTGACATTGGTGATATCATTGGGGTAACAGGCCATGTATTTATTACCAAAGTAGGTGAGATTTCAGTGCATGTTAAGGAGTTTAAAGTCCTGTCAAAATCATTGCGACCGCTTCCAATTGTGAAAGAAAAAGATGATGCTGTATTTGATGCGTTTACCGATCCTGAACAAAGATACCGTCAGCGATATGTTGATTTAATTGTTACACCAAAGACAAAAGAGATATTCCAGAAAAGGGCTAAAATAGTTAATTTTATGCGTAATTTCTTAATTGAGAGAGGTTACCTGGAAGTTGAAACACCTATTTTACAACCTATTTATGGAGGCGCAGCAGCACGTCCGTTTAAAACGCATCACAACACACTGGACATGACGCTTTATATGCGCATTGCCAATGAGCTTTATTTGAAAAGATTAATAGTTGGTGGATACGATGGCGTTTTTGAGTTTGCCAAAGATTTTCGAAATGAAGGAATGGATAGATTCCATAATCCTGAGTTTACACAATTAGAGCTTTATGTTGCCTATAAGGATTATGATTGGATGATGAATCTCTATGAAGAAATGGTTGAGGGTATTGTAATGGAGTTATACGGAGCAACAGAAATTAAATATGGTGATCATAGTGTTAATTTTAAACGTCCCTGGAAACGTATTACAATGTATGATGTGATTAAAGAATATACAGGTACTGATATTTCTGAAATGACTGAGGAAGAGATGGCAAAAACAGCCAAAGAAATGCATGTAGATATTGATAAAACGATGGGCAAAGGAAAAATCATTGATGAGATTTTTGGTGAGAAATGTGAACCATTTCTTATTCAGCCAACATTCATCACCGATTATCCGGTAGAGATGTCACCATTGGCCAAGAAACACCGGACGAAAGAGGGATTGGTTGAACGCTTTGAAGTTATTTGTATTGGTAAAGAAATTTGCAATGCGTTTTCAGAGTTAAACGATCCTATTGATCAACGGGAGCGTTTTGAGCACCAATTGGAATTGGGGAAAAGAGGAGATGAAGAAGCCATGGTATTGGATGAAGATTTTCTGAGAGCTCTTGAGTATGGTATGCCACCAACTGCAGGAATTGGTATTGGAATTGACCGCTTAACAATGCTTCTTACAGATTCTCATTCTATACAAGAGGTTATTTTGTTTCCACAAATGCGTCCGGTAAATAAAGTAGAAAACGAAGAACAAAAATAA
- a CDS encoding polysaccharide deacetylase family protein, whose translation MTLRFFKLPTFLYYIFNRFTFRENVSEKKVFLTFDDGPTKEVTPWILEVLERYQAKATFFCVGENVVKQNVLYQQIIDAGHRTGNHTYNHLNIKDVTRSSYINNVTKCSHVVNSRLFRPPYGKIRPTIAKRLKRMGYKLVMWTILSYDFDTDLSPGFILRKIIRQTRPGSIIVFHDNVKAFQNLQILLPRYIAYMKNQGYSFDVIPKGI comes from the coding sequence ATGACCCTACGCTTTTTCAAGTTGCCAACTTTCTTGTATTACATTTTTAATCGTTTTACTTTTCGGGAAAATGTTTCGGAAAAAAAGGTTTTCCTGACATTTGATGATGGACCAACAAAAGAAGTAACTCCCTGGATATTAGAAGTACTTGAGCGTTATCAGGCAAAAGCTACTTTCTTTTGTGTTGGAGAAAATGTAGTTAAACAAAATGTTTTATATCAGCAGATAATAGATGCAGGACATCGGACAGGTAATCATACCTATAATCACCTGAATATTAAAGATGTAACAAGAAGTTCATACATCAATAATGTAACAAAGTGTTCACATGTAGTCAACTCCCGATTATTCCGCCCTCCTTATGGTAAAATTCGTCCAACAATTGCTAAACGATTGAAACGAATGGGATATAAATTGGTGATGTGGACTATTTTGTCTTATGATTTTGACACTGATTTATCTCCCGGCTTTATTTTGCGCAAAATAATTCGTCAAACCCGACCTGGGAGTATAATTGTATTCCACGATAATGTAAAAGCATTTCAAAATCTGCAGATATTATTACCGCGCTATATTGCTTACATGAAAAATCAGGGTTATTCGTTTGATGTTATTCCAAAAGGAATTTAA